Genomic segment of Kibdelosporangium phytohabitans:
CCCGTCGGGGGAACTGCGGAAGGGTGAGCGTCGCGGCGGTGGTGGCGAGCCACGTCAGCAGGTCGGCCAGCGGGATCTTCTCGTGCCAGCGCTCGGCCTGCCCGCGCAGCACGAGTTCGCCCGCGCCGAGCCCGACCCCGGTCAGCCGCAGGCCCCGGGGCAGATCGGGGATCTCGACGACGGTCGGGCGCAGGCGCTCGACACCGCGGAACCGCACACTGCCCAGCTGCAGCACCTTCGGGCGCAGCAGCACGCCGTGTTCGACGACGACGGGTTCGACCTCGACGTGACCCCATGTCCGGCGGCGCGCCCAGCGCACCCGCATCACGCTGTCGTGGTCGATGTCCACGATCAGATCCGGCTGGACCTCGGCCACCTTGGCCCGCACGACGTCGGCGGCCAGCGTGATCGCCACGTCGACGTCGCCTGCCATCACACTGGGCGACGGCAGGGACTGGAACCTCAGGTCGCTGGCGGTGATGCCGAGCCGGCGCACCGGCGTGCCCGGCCAGGCCACCTCGCGCGCGGCGATCCTGACCCTCGGCACCTGGCCGAGCGCGAGCCCGAGCGGGTCGACCTCGGCGTCGATCTCGACCGGCGTGAGCGTGACGTCCGCGTCGCCGACGCGCATGGTCAGCTCACGACCGACCACGCGGTCACCCGCGGCGCGGACGGCGGCCTGCAGCACCGCCGCCGGGCTGCCCGAGACGAGGGCCTTCCCGGCGGCGAGCAGTCCTTCCAGCTCGCGCCACGGCCAGCTCACTGCTCGGGGTCCGCCGGCTTTTCGCGCCGGGGCAGCGGGCGGATCCTGACCACGCCCGAGTCGAGGTCGAGCGGGCCGTGCTCGAACCGCTCGCCGTCACCCTGGTCGTCCGAACTCTCCTTGCGCATCTTGGGTGCACCGAAGAGTTCTCCGAACTGTGCCATTCCCCTACGGTAGCCGCACCAGCGGTTGCCGGGCAGTACGCCGGGGTACCCAGTCCGGATGGACGACGACTTCGACTTACTGCGCCACGCCAGGGCGGGAGCTCGGGAGCTGGTCACCGTCGCGAGGCAGGGCAACACCGCGGGAGTGTTCGACGTGCTGCGCAAACTGACCGGCAGCAGCGACATCGTCGGCTTGGACACGCGCCTGATCGTCGGCCAGCTGGTTTGCGCGTCGGCACAGATGATGCTGCTGCGCGTCGGCTCCCAGCCCCAGGATGTCACGTATGCCGTCGACCTGCGCGACGACGACGAATTCGCCGTCCCCATCGACGAACTCGAACCGCCCTTGCGTGCCACGGTCCGCGCGTTGCTCGCTCAGCTCAACGGGCGGCCGGACGAGGCGGACTTCCAGCTCGACCTGGCGTTGTGCGAGCAGACCGTGCCGACCACGCTGGACGTCGTCGTGCATTCGCTGCTGTGGACCATCGGGTTGCTGGAGTGGTGCGAGGCCGAGCAGCAGTCACCGCCCGCCTGGCTCGCCACGGACATATCCCGCAACTGAGACTTCCGGCGAGCGCCCCTCGGGTTCGGGGGCCACTCGCCGGAAGCCGTCACGTCACGTCGCCGAAACCAGGACAGCAGCCTCAGTAGGCGCGTTGGCCGGGGGAGCCGGGACGGCCCTTGACCTTGCCAACCGCGTTCTGGATCTGGTTGTGGTACTTGCCCCTGGTCCGCTTGTCGACGAACTGGCCGGCCTTGTCGGCCATCCGGGCGACCTTCTCGGGGTTCTTGCGCGCATACCGGCGTGCGGCCTCTGCCGCGCCGGCCAGCACGGTCAGCTTTCGGAACAGTCGGGCCATGGTGAACCTTTCACGAGCGGGTGCTTCCGTCCTGACAACGTCCGGGATACCCACTCCGGTTCCGGTCAAATCACCCGCTCGGCCCTCATGACGTGCCCCAGTTGGCCCATCCGATGCGTGTGCGGAGAGTGATCGACCGACACGCTGGGCGAGTGAGATCGACTTCACACGGTACCCAGACCGGATCTGGCACTCTGATCTCCGGCGACCGGTGTCGTTTGC
This window contains:
- a CDS encoding LmeA family phospholipid-binding protein → MSWPWRELEGLLAAGKALVSGSPAAVLQAAVRAAGDRVVGRELTMRVGDADVTLTPVEIDAEVDPLGLALGQVPRVRIAAREVAWPGTPVRRLGITASDLRFQSLPSPSVMAGDVDVAITLAADVVRAKVAEVQPDLIVDIDHDSVMRVRWARRRTWGHVEVEPVVVEHGVLLRPKVLQLGSVRFRGVERLRPTVVEIPDLPRGLRLTGVGLGAGELVLRGQAERWHEKIPLADLLTWLATTAATLTLPQFPRRDDAG
- a CDS encoding antitoxin; the protein is MARLFRKLTVLAGAAEAARRYARKNPEKVARMADKAGQFVDKRTRGKYHNQIQNAVGKVKGRPGSPGQRAY